tcgtcACCAGAAAATGGTGATTGACATAGAAGCATTTGGTAAAGCAACACACCAAATGCCCACCAATCAACAGCCTTTGTGTAATCTTGTTCTCTCAAAAGTTCTGGGGCCATAAATTCTGGTGTACCACAGAATGTAGAAGTCTTGTTACCATACCACATACCATCCTTACAAAGACCATAGTCTGCTATCTTTATATGACCCTCAGGTGTCAACAGTATATTTTCTAGTTTCAAATCACGATAAATAACCCCATTATCATGGAAGAATTTTAGAGCAAGCAATACTTCAGCTGCATAAAATTTAGCTCTCCTGACTGATAAACGCTGGTTTTGCACATGCCACATTaaatcaccaccaccgatGAATTCCATCGCAAAATAGATACGATTCTCTGTTTGGAATGAGCAATATAGATTTGTTAAAAATGGATGTTTAGTTTTAGTAGCCAACAAAAATACCTTTTTTTCAGCTCTAGCGCTTTCTATGTCATGATTTTGGatgatattatcttttttcaaaactttaATGGCACAAAGCCTATTCGTGTTCTTCGATCTAGAAAGTATAACTTTACCGAAGTTACCTTTACCAAGAACCTTTAGTAGCACAAAATTATCTAAGGATACCTTAGGACGCTTAGAACCCCTCTTCTTATGCTTACCACTGGAACGCTTCTGAGGAGATACATTATTACCTGCTGCGGTGATGATTTCAGTACTTGACCGGATGTCTGTAACATCACCCTGTAATTGATTAGCAACATAATTCTGTGTTTGTTCAAATGTCTCATGATTCATATCTCTGAATGGATTGTTATGTGATGATACTGTCTCGTCGACTGCAGGCAACATATTTACATCACCTGATGCTTGTTTAGTATACAAATCTATCTGACCTTCAGCATTATTATCATAGCTCATCTGCATTTGCTGCTCTTGTTGAAGCTCTCTCTCCATTCTCTCTCTATGTTGCTTCCATAATTCCAGTTCATCCTCACTTGCTTTCAGTTGGGAGTCGTTGTTATCTTGCTGGTACTCATGACCATACTGATCAACATATGCATCGTTCATATTTTGTGCCTTCACATCTTGCGATGCTCCAGGAACTCCAACACCAGAAGTAAACTTCAGATATGCTTCATTATCTTCGATATAGTTGTTCAATCTATTCTGATTTTGCATTTGATGCTCTTCAGCCTTTTCATGATATTGATTAGCAGCATAAGGATGCTTTCTTGGTGATGGGATAGATGGAATGGATGCATTCATTGACTTGCTTGGCGATGAATCCAAACGATCATGAACGGAACTACCAATCATGGTTGAAGTGGAGGTTAATGCAGAAGCATTTGTTTGAGGAggttttctctttttcttttcttgtgTACGCTTCGTATCTTCGATAGTTTTCAAGATTTTATTAGCCATTTCCATTGACATACCGCAGAAATCAGGAACAAGATGTGCACATTGTGTATGGCACATGATACCACATTCGGTACATTTCCTGACCTTTTGTTTACCCCATGGTAAAATGTAACCACAGTGACAACACCACTTAGTACCTCTATTAGATACGGGCTCAAATCTGTGTGGAATATGATGGTTCAATTTTGCTTCAGATGGATCAGTTTCCGTACTTGCTTTTGAAATACATTTAGTAACAACATTCCCATAACATTTCTTGTGACATAAAAACTTACAGTCTTGACATTGGAAACCAGTATATCTCAAGAAGTCACCACAATAAGCACAACACATAATATTGTAAAATGATTTTTGCACAAAGTGATGACCGTGCTGTTCATAAACTTCTTCCTTTCTGTTAATGATTGCACCATGTCTATGTAGACCACCTACcaaattctttctttgatgTTGCGAAGTTTTATGGAAACCCAATGTCAATAAAATCTGACCAGCAGGTTCAAGAACAAACCATGCATTAGTTGTTACTTGTGTTGGAGACAATGACATATCTTGATTAAGATCTGAGTTACTATTATTCAAAGATGTGGTTCTGGAGTCACTTGCATATGTTCTATTTGCTACTGCCTGACTGTTGTGCACAGTCTGTGACTTAATGCTTGCCGCACGGACCCAGCCTTGACCATTTGTCTTTCCTACTTTTTTCTTACGTATCTCTTCTGCAATATCAGATAGTAACAGCCACATCACGGCTACAGGAGTCACAGATTCGTTAACTCTATCATAAATtgtaatttcaatttcGTTACCTTTGTCAACTTCTATAGAGAACTCTTCATTCCAACGATCGTTTCTGGAAGGTTTAGTTCTACTTTTGACAACATCATCAATCTTTACAGTTATGAAAGTTTCAGGATTTCTAGCAAACAATGGCGACTGAATGTGATCCACATCTCTAATCGCAGTGATTCCGATTGTTAGCATACCAGTTAATTGTTTTTCCCTTAGCTTTGGCTGCATGTCTTTTAAGGATTCATCATTATGATGCTTATAGTACTGGTCTAAGTCAACATTTATAGCCtgatatttctttaatgCTTTCTTAAGAAGTTGGACTCTATTTTTGGATTCCAAGGCGCCACCTTCAGCAGCAGAACTACTGCGTTGATCACCATCAATTTGGTACAGTTTCGTTAGTTTATTGTTAGCTTCCTGGTATTGTCTTTCGACTTGCAACTTGAACTCCAATTGTTGCAACATGTACTGAATCTTTTGCGCAAGAGATGGACAATCATACTTTACCAAATCTAACCGAGAAAAGACATGCTCTTCTGGAGCAATTGTCGATAACTGACGGTAGCCCTGGCCTCTATCAATCTCTGTCACAGTACTGTCGTCATTGGCTTGCTGCTGTTGGCTGTCAGTCTGACCTTGCTGACTCTGACTCAATTGCAACTTCTTGAGGGTCTCTTCAAGATACTCAATATTCTGACGGGCTTCACGTATGTT
This is a stretch of genomic DNA from Nakaseomyces glabratus chromosome M, complete sequence. It encodes these proteins:
- the PKC1 gene encoding protein kinase C (CAGL0M09361g~Ortholog(s) have protein kinase C activity) produces the protein MLSQVEQDIRRKIAVEENIIKGSSALKKKTDNVMVIQKCNTNIREARQNIEYLEETLKKLQLSQSQQGQTDSQQQQANDDSTVTEIDRGQGYRQLSTIAPEEHVFSRLDLVKYDCPSLAQKIQYMLQQLEFKLQVERQYQEANNKLTKLYQIDGDQRSSSAAEGGALESKNRVQLLKKALKKYQAINVDLDQYYKHHNDESLKDMQPKLREKQLTGMLTIGITAIRDVDHIQSPLFARNPETFITVKIDDVVKSRTKPSRNDRWNEEFSIEVDKGNEIEITIYDRVNESVTPVAVMWLLLSDIAEEIRKKKVGKTNGQGWVRAASIKSQTVHNSQAVANRTYASDSRTTSLNNSNSDLNQDMSLSPTQVTTNAWFVLEPAGQILLTLGFHKTSQHQRKNLVGGLHRHGAIINRKEEVYEQHGHHFVQKSFYNIMCCAYCGDFLRYTGFQCQDCKFLCHKKCYGNVVTKCISKASTETDPSEAKLNHHIPHRFEPVSNRGTKWCCHCGYILPWGKQKVRKCTECGIMCHTQCAHLVPDFCGMSMEMANKILKTIEDTKRTQEKKKRKPPQTNASALTSTSTMIGSSVHDRLDSSPSKSMNASIPSIPSPRKHPYAANQYHEKAEEHQMQNQNRLNNYIEDNEAYLKFTSGVGVPGASQDVKAQNMNDAYVDQYGHEYQQDNNDSQLKASEDELELWKQHRERMERELQQEQQMQMSYDNNAEGQIDLYTKQASGDVNMLPAVDETVSSHNNPFRDMNHETFEQTQNYVANQLQGDVTDIRSSTEIITAAGNNVSPQKRSSGKHKKRGSKRPKVSLDNFVLLKVLGKGNFGKVILSRSKNTNRLCAIKVLKKDNIIQNHDIESARAEKKVFLLATKTKHPFLTNLYCSFQTENRIYFAMEFIGGGDLMWHVQNQRLSVRRAKFYAAEVLLALKFFHDNGVIYRDLKLENILLTPEGHIKIADYGLCKDGMWYGNKTSTFCGTPEFMAPELLREQDYTKAVDWWAFGVLLYQMLLCQSPFSGDDEDEVFNAILTDEPLYPIDMAGDIVQIFQGLLTKDPEKRLGAGPRDALEIMEEPFFRNINFDDLLNLRIKPPYIPEIKSAEDTSYFEQEFTSAPPSLTPLPSVLSTTQQEEFRGFSYMPEDLEL